A single region of the Brassica rapa cultivar Chiifu-401-42 chromosome A03, CAAS_Brap_v3.01, whole genome shotgun sequence genome encodes:
- the LOC103856023 gene encoding E3 ubiquitin-protein ligase KEG isoform X3 — protein MVAAKMKVPCCSVCHTRYNEDERVPLLLQCGHGFCKDCLSKMFSSSSDTSLACPRCRHVSVVGNSVQGLRKNFAMLALVGGGNFDCDYTDSDEDEDDEEDDRYAASSSRGGDKSSSCGPVIEVGAHPEMKLVKRIGEDGSGGGGVEMWDATVAGGGGRCKHRVAVKKMCLTEDMDVDWMQGQLESLRKASMWCRNVCTFHGVVKMDGSMCLLMDRCFGSVQSEMQRNEGRLTLEQILRYGADVARGVAELHAAGVICMNIKPSNLLLDASGNAVVSDYGLAPILKKPICQKTRPEFDSSKITPYTDCVTLSPHYTAPEAWGPVKKLFWEDASGVSPESDAWSFGCTLVEMCTGSTPWDGLSREEIFQAVVKARKVPPQYERIVGVGIPRELWKMIGECLQFKPSKRPTFNAMLATFLRHLQEIPRSPSASPDNGFIKVCRVNVVEETRSTNMGVLPDNPINLHRVVLEGDSEGVRNILAKAATGSGGSSVRYLLEAQNADGQSALHLACRRGSVELVEAILEYGEANVDIVDKDGDPPLVFALAAGSPQCVHVLIKKGANVRSRLREGSGPSVAHVCSYHGQPDCMRELLVAGADPNAVDDEGETVLHRAVTKKYTDCAIVILENGGSRSMAVSNGKGLTPLHMCVSTWNVAVIKRWVEVSSPEEISQAIDIPSPVGTALCMAAAIRKDHEKEGRELVQILLAAGADPTAQDAQHGRTALHTAAMANNVELVRVILDAGVNANIRNVHNTIPLHMALARGANACVSLLLESGSDCNIQDDEGDNAFHIAADAAKMIRENLDWLIVMLRRPDAAVDVRNHSGKTVRDFLEALPREWISEDLMEALLKRGVHLSPTIYEIGDWVKFKRGITTPLHGWQGAKPKSVGFVQTILEKEDMIVAFCSGEARVLASEVVKLIPLDRGQHVRLRKDVKEPRFGWRGQSRDSVGTVLCVDEDGILRVGFPGASRGWKADPAEMERVEEFKVGDWVRIRQNLTSAKHGFGSVVPGSMGIVYCVRPDSSLLVELSYLPNPWHCEPEEVEPATPFRIGDRVCVKRSVAEPRYAWGGETHHSVGKISEIENDGLLIIEIPNRPIPWQADPSDMEKIDDFKVGDWVRVKASVSSPKYGWEDITRNSIGVMHSLDEDGDVGIAFCFRSKPFSCSVTDVEKVVPFHVGQEIHMIPSIAQPRLGWSNETPATIGKIMRIDMDGTLSVTGRQTLWKVSPGDAEMLSGFEVGDWVRSKPSLGSRPSYDWFSVGRDSIAVVHSIQEAGYLELACCFRKGRWSTHYTDLEKIPSLKAGQFVRFQKGLTEPRWGWRGAKPDTRGIITTVHADGEVRVAFFGLPGLWKGDPADLEVERMFEVGEWVRLKEGVPSWKSIGPGSVGVVHGVGYEGDEWDGTISVSFCGEQERWTGSFTHLEKAKKLVVGQKTRVKLAVKQPRFGWSGHSHGSVGTIAAIDADGKLRIYTPAGSKTWMLDPSEVETIEEEELKIGDWVRVKPSITTPTYQWGEVNPSSIGVVHRMEDGDLWVSFCFLDRLWLCKAVEMERIRPFGIGDKVKIKNGLVTPRWGWGMETHASKGHVVGVDANGKLRIKFLWREGRPWIGDPADIVLDEPSG, from the exons ATGGTGGCGGCGAAGATGAAGGTCCCCTGTTGTTCCGTGTGCCACACGCGGTACAACGAGGACGAGAGAGTCCCTCTCCTCCTCCAATGCGGACACGGCTTCTGCAAAGACTGCCTCTCCAAGAtgttctcctcctcctccgacaCCTCCCTCGCTTGCCCCCGGTGCCGCCACGTGTCCGTCGTGGGGAACTCCGTCCAGGGCCTCCGGAAGAACTTCGCTATGCTCGCCCTCGTCGGCGGGGGGAACTTCGATTGCGATTACACTGACTCCGACGAAGACGAAGACGACGAGGAGGATGATCGTTATGCTGCTTCTAGCTCGCGTGGTGGTGATAAGAGCAGCTCGTGTGGGCCTGTGATTGAGGTCGGAGCTCACCCGGAGATGAAGCTTGTGAAGCGGATTGGGGAAGATGGGAGTGGAGGAGGGGGTGTTGAGATGTGGGATGCGACGGTGGCGGGAGGTGGGGGGAGGTGTAAGCACCGAGTGGCGGTGAAGAAGATGTGTTTGACGGAGGATATGGATGTGGATTGGATGCAGGGGCAGCTGGAGAGTTTGAGGAAGGCTTCGATGTGGTGTAGGAATGTTTGTACTTTCCATGGGGTTGTGAAGATGGATGGATCTATGTGTCTATTGATGGATAGGTGCTTTGGTTCTGTTCAGTCTGAGATGCAACGCAATGAAGGGAGACTCACTTTAGAGCAGATCCTAAG ATATGGGGCGGATGTTGCTCGAGGGGTTGCAGAGCTCCACGCAGCAGGTGTGATATGTATGAATATAAAGCCTTCAAATCTTCTTTTGGACGCAAGTGGCAACGCCGTGGTTTCTGATTATGGCCTCGCTCCCATCCTCAAGAAGCCAATATGCCAGAAAACTCGACCAGAGTTTGATTCTTCCAAAATCACTCCATACACGGACTGTGTAACACTCAGTCCACACTACACTGCGCCGGAGGCTTGGGGGCCAGTGAAAAAGCTCTTTTGGGAGGACGCAAGTGGCGTGTCTCCGGAGTCGGACGCCTGGAGTTTTGGTTGCACGTTGGTTGAGATGTGCACTGGCTCCACTCC GTGGGATGGTCTTAGTAGAGAGGAGATTTTTCAAGCTGTTGTGAAAGCAAGGAAAGTACCACCTCAGTATGAACGTATAGTGGGCGTGGGGATCCCTCGAGAGTTATGGAAAATGATTGGTGAATGTCTTCAGTTTAAACCCTCGAAGAGACCTACTTTTAATGCAATGCTTGCTACCTTTCTTCGTCATTTACAGGAGATACCACGTAGCCCTTCAGCAAGCCCTGATAA TGGGTTTATCAAAGTGTGTAGAGTAAATGTTGTAGAAGAAACTCGCTCTACTAACATGGGGGTCTTACCAGATAACCCTATCAATCTACATCGGGTTGTTTTGGAGGGAGACTCCGAGGGTGTAAG AAATATACTAGCAAAGGCTGCAACTGGGAGCGGTGGAAGCTCTGTGAGGTATCTATTAGAGGCGCAAAACGCTGACGGTCAATCTGCTCTTCACTTAGCTTGCAGACGCGGCAGTGTCGAGCTTGTGGAGGCTATACTGGAGTATGGGGAGGCGAATGTAGATATTGTGGACAAAGATGGGGATCCTCCTCTTGTATTTGCCTTGGCAGCTGGATCTCCACAATGTGTTCATGTTCTTATCAAAAAGGGGGCTAATGTTAGGTCTAGACTGCGGGAAGGATCAGGTCCGTCTGTTGCTCATGTGTGTTCGTACCATGGACAGCCTGATTGTATGCGT GAATTGCTGGTAGCTGGAGCTGATCCAAACGCAGTGGATGATGAAGGTGAAACTGTGCTTCATCGAGCTGTTACCAAGAAGTACACAGATTGTGCCATTGTTATATTGGAAAATGGGGGATCTAGATCAATGGCCGTTTCAAATGGAAAGGGCCTTAC ACCGTTACATATGTGTGTATCAACATGGAATGTTGCTGTTATCAAGCGGTGGGTGGAAGTTTCCAGCCCAGAAGAAATTTCTCAGGCAATTGACATCCCAAGTCCAGTTGGCACTGCTCTATGTATGGCTGCTGCTATAAGGAAGGATCATGAAAAGG AAGGTAGAGAGCTAGTCCAAATATTGCTTGCGGCTGGGGCAGATCCAACTGCGCAAGATGCTCAGCATGGGCGAACAGCGTTGCATACTGCTGCTATGGCTAACAATGTGGAACTTGTGAGA GTAATTCTAGATGCTGGTGTGAATGCGAACATCCGGAATGTTCACAATACAATTCCCCTTCACATGGCTTTGGCCAGAGGGGCGAACGCCTGTGTTAGCCTACTTCTAGAGTCTGGCTCGGACTGCAATATACag gATGATGAAGGAGACAACGCATTCCATATAGCAGCAGATGCAGCAAAGATGATACGTGAAAACCTTGATTGGCTAATTGTGATGCTTAGGAGACCTGATGCTGCTGTGGATGTCAGAAACCACAG TGGGAAGACAGTACGTGACTTCTTAGAAGCCCTTCCAAGAGAATGGATCTCCGAGGATCTGATGGAGGCACTTTTAAAAAGGGGAGTTCATCTATCGCCTACAAT CTATGAGATAGGAGATTGGGTGAAGTTCAAGAGAGGCATAACAACACCCTTACATGGATGGCAAGGTGCTAAGCCTAAGAGCGTTGGGTTTGTGCAAACCATTCTTGAGAAGGAAGACATGATTGTCGCATTTTGCTCTGGTGAAGCTCGTGTGCTAGCAAGTGAAGTTGTTAAGTTGATTCCGTTGGACAGGGGCCAGCATGTAAGACTCAGAAAAGACGTTAAAGAGCCAAG gtttGGTTGGCGTGGCCAATCACGTGATAGTGTTGGTACTGTTCTATGCGTTGATGAGGATGGGATCTTACGAGTTGGGTTTCCTGGAGCATCTAGAGGCTGGAAAGCTGATCCTGCCGAAATGGAGCGTGTGGAAGAGTTCAAAGTTGGGGACTGGGTCCGTATTCGTCAGAATCTGACGTCAGCAAAGCATGGTTTTGGATCTGTTGTCCCAGGGAGTATGGGGATTGTTTATTGCGTGAGGCCAGATAGCAGCCTCCTCGTGGAGCTGAGTTATCTTCCAAATCCATGGCATTGTGAGCCTGAAGAAGTTGAACCCGCTACTCCCTTTAGG attGGTGATCGGGTTTGCGTAAAGCGGTCAGTTGCTGAACCTCGTTATGCTTGGGGCGGTGAGACTCACCACAGTGTTGGCAAAATTAGTGAAATAGAGAATGATGGTCTCCTAATAATTGAAATACCAAACCGGCCTATACCGTGGCAGGCAGATCCTTCAGACATGGAGAAGATTGATGATTTCAAG GTTGGGGACTGGGTCAGAGTGAAGGCGTCAGTTTCTTCCCCAAAATATGGATGGGAAGACATTACTCGAAACAGTATTGGCGTGATGCACAGCTTAGACGAAGATGGTGATGTGGGGATAGCGTTCTGTTTCAGGAGCAAGCCGTTTTCATGTTCGGTGACAGATGTTGAGAAAGTTGTACCGTTTCATGTTGGGCAAGAGATTCATATGATACCATCTATCGCCCAACCACGGCTTGGATGGTCAAACGAGACTCCAGCAACTATTGGTAAAATTATGAGAATCGACATGGATGGGACTCTGAGT GTGACTGGTAGACAGACATTGTGGAAGGTCTCACCTGGGGATGCAGAGATGCTATCAGGCTTTGAAGTCGGTGACTGGGTGCGCTCAAAACCAAGCCTAGGAAGCAGACCGAGTTACGATTGGTTTAGTGTAGGAAGAGACAGCATCGCCGTTGTTCACAGCATACAAGAAGCAGGTTACTTGGAGCTGGCTTGTTGTTTCCGGAAAGGAAGATGGAGCACTCATTACACAGATTTAGAGAAGATCCCATCTCTGAAAGCCGGCCAGTTTGTGCGTTTCCAGAAGGGCTTAACGGAGCCAAGATGGGGCTGGAGAGGAGCTAAGCCCGATACTCGAGGCATCATAACGACTGTTCACGCTGATGGAGAGGTGAGAGTTGCTTTCTTTGGGTTGCCTGGGCTGTGGAAAGGAGATCCAGCGGATTTAGAAGTGGAGCGTATGTTTGAGGTTGGAGAATGGGTGAGACTCAAAGAAGGTGTTCCTAGCTGGAAGTCCATTGGACCAGGAAGTGTTGGTGTAGTCCATGGAGTAGGATATGAGGGAGACGAGTGGGACGGAACTATCTCCGTTTCGTTTTGTGGAGAGCAAGAGAGATGGACAGGGTCCTTTACGCATCTAGAGAAAGCAAAGAAGCTTGTAGTCGGACAAAAAACTCGTGTCAAACTAGCGGTGAAGCAGCCTAGGTTTGGCTGGTCAGGTCACAGCCACGGGAGTGTAGGAACCATAGCAGCCATCGACGCGGATGGTAAGCTACGGATATACACACCAGCCGGTTCCAAAACATGGATGCTAGACCCATCGGAAGTGGAAACCATAGAGGAAGAAGAGCTCAAGATCGGGGACTGGGTCAGGGTGAAGCCGAGCATCACAACACCTACTTACCAGTGGGGAGAAGTGAACCCTTCAAGCATAGGAGTGGTTCACAGAATGGAGGACGGAGACTTGTGGGTGTCTTTCTGTTTCCTAGACAGGCTATGGCTTTGCAAAGCCGTGGAAATGGAACGTATAAGACCGTTTGGAATTGGAGACAAGGTTAAGATAAAGAACGGTCTGGTCACACCTCGGTGGGGTTGGGGAATGGAGACGCATGCAAGTAAAGGACACGTTGTGGGAGTTGATGCAAATGGGAAGCTGAGAATAAAATTCCTCTGGAGAGAAGGGAGGCCATGGATTGGTGATCCTGCTGACATCGTTCTAGATGAACCTTCTGGCTGA